A single region of the Gossypium arboreum isolate Shixiya-1 chromosome 12, ASM2569848v2, whole genome shotgun sequence genome encodes:
- the LOC108479481 gene encoding protein REBELOTE isoform X5, with protein MGKLGKKARKFAKKNLQSVLKRKRQLKSMFKKKASKRDEQDEAENLEEDQIEKSSGRDLECENIEDFELDAVFSDESDVVEDDSESDGYLSEGSSCPYTDENGTESDQDGEDMDVDNGGAIELLEQNRAICIELTEKKKKLERLQKKDLEFSKFLESYENGLGKLRDDKNYSDEDNTSEDGTESPEKGTVNLRKGKLFTSSAFNSLCQLVREHRSISALTSLLNEYRAACHYGSEPSDLHDVALCSGLQDSKTFSKILIFMLQEADNIFREMLGISSSSCKKEAILELKNSSKWKTMKPLIKSYLGSTLFLLNQVTNSEILAFSLVRVRASVIFFATFHPLLRRLIKIAVHLWVTGEGTLASHSFLVIKDVASVFSSDCFNSCLIKTYKAFITHCKFIDPVSSKHIQFLHNSFIELCSQDVQNSSRKAMVCVEQLSKILQTGLKTKKKEAVKRICSWQYTNCINLWASFISANVKHYDLQPLLYMIIQIINGVAVLFPGPRYLPLRIKCIQWLNNLSSASGVFIPVASFAMDILEYKTGKDNGKPGKDFNFSSTIKLPKHWLKSRKFQDKCVSSVIELLATHFAQWSCHITFPELATIPLICLRKFLETTTIERFQRVVKRFVDQVEQNIEFMQRKRDEVAFSPKDHQIVDSFLQFEKSNANASFTQYYKSIIEKAASSKPVMNQKISSLSQKKPKRKERRLPNSTVHLNAIDEVVEEKKKSTDNGGGGKMRKKRITKTLPLLTNTQE; from the exons ATGGGAAAATTAGGTAAAAAGGCAAGGAAGTTTGCGAAGAAGAATCTTCAATCTGTGTTGAAAAGAAAGCGGCAGTTGAAATCCATGTTCAAAAAGAAGGCTTCTAAAA GAGACGAGCAGGATGAAGCCGAAAACCTGGAAGAAGATCAAATAGAGAAGTCAAGTGGaag AGACTTGGAATGCGAAAATATAGAGGATTTTGAGCTTGATGCGGTATTTAGTGATGAGAGTGATGTGGTTGAAGATGATTCGGAGAGTGATGGATATTTATCTGAG GGCTCGAGCTGTCCATATACAGATGAAAATGGAACTGAGAGTGATCAAGATGGTGAAG ATATGGATGTAGACAACGGTGGTGCTATTGAGTTATTGGAGCAGAACAGGGCGATTTGTATAGAGCTtacagagaagaagaaaaaattagagaggctacaGAAAAAG GATCttgaattttctaagtttctggaAAGCTATGAGAATGGCCTTGGGAAATTAAGGGATGACAAGAAT TATTCTGATGAGGACAATACTAGTGAAGATGGCACAGAGAGTCCTGAGAAAGGCACTGTAAATTTAAGGAAGGGCAAGTTGTTCACTAGCTCTGCCTTCAATTCGTTGTGCCAACTAGTCAGAGAACATCGTAGCATATCTGCACTTACTAGTTTATTGAATGAGTATAGAGCTGCATGCCATTATGGGTCTGAACCATCTGATCTTCATGATGTCGCCTTGTGCTCTGGACTTCAAGACAGCAAAACATTTTCCAAGATTTTAATCTTCATGCTTCAGGAGGCTGATAATATTTTTCGAGAAATGCTTGGAATTTCAAGTTCTAGTTGCAAAAAGGAGGCCATTTTAGAGTTGAAGAATAGTTcaaaatggaaaactatgaagcCACTGATCAAGTCTTATTTGGGAAGTACACTTTTTCTCCTGAATCAAGTTACTAACTCTGAGATACTTGCCTTCTCTTTGGTTCGAGTCAGAGCCTCTGTAATATTTTTTGCCACTTTTCATCCATTGCTGCGCAGACTAATCAAG ATTGCAGTTCATTTATGGGTAACAGGTGAAGGGACACTTGCATCGCATTCTTTCCTGGTCATTAAAGATGTGGCTTCTGTGTTTAGCTCAGATTGTTTCAACTCGTGCTTGATTAAAACATACAAGGCCTTCATCACTCACTGCAAATTTATCGATCCAGTTTCATCCAAACATATACAGTTTCTGCACAATTCCTTTATTGAGTTATGCTCTCAAGATGTTCAAAACTCATCTAGAAAGGCAATGGTTTGTGTTGAACAGCTTTCTAAGATATTGCAAACAGGTCTAAAAACAAAGAAGAAG GAGGCTGTCAAAAGGATATGCAGTTGGCAATATACAAACTGCATCAATCTTTGGGCTTCATTTATATCAGCAAACGTGAAACATTATGATCTCCAGCCATTGTTATACATGATCATTCAGATTATCAATGGAGTAGCTGTCTTGTTTCCTGGACCAAGATATTTACCTCTAAGAATTAAATGCATTCAGTGGTTGAATAACCTTTCTAGTGCAAGTGGGGTTTTCATTCCTGTTGCATCATTTGCTATGGATATTTTGGAATATAAAACTGGGAAGGACAATGGGAAACCTGGAAAAGATTTCAACTTCTCTTCCACTATAAAG TTGCCAAAACATTGGCTAAAATCTCGTAAGTTTCAGGACAAGTGTGTTTCATCTGTCATTGAATTACTTGCAACGCACTTTGCTCAATGGAGCTGCCACATAACTTTCCCTGAGCTGGCTACTATACCCCTGATCTGCCTTAGGAAGTTTCTTGAGACTACAACCATCGAGCGTTTCCAGCGTGTGGTGAAGCGATTTGTTGATCAG GTGGAGCAGAACATTGAATTTATGCAAAGAAAGAGAGATGAGGTGGCATTTTCACCGAAAGATCATCAAATTGTTGATTCATTTCTGCAG TTTGAGAAGTCCAATGCTAATGCTTCATTCACACAATATTACAAGAGTATAATCGAGAAGGCTGCTTCCTCAAAACCAGTTATGAATCAGAAGATAAG TTCCTTGTCTCAAAAGAagccaaaaagaaaagaaagacggCTGCCAAACAGCACCGTCCATTTGAATGCTATTGATGAAGTTGTGGAGGAAAAAAAGAAGTCGACTGATAATGGAGGAGGCGGAAAaatgagaaagaaaagaataactAAGACATTGCCTCTGCTTACTAATACACAAGAGTAA